A portion of the Bacillus thuringiensis genome contains these proteins:
- a CDS encoding MarR family winged helix-turn-helix transcriptional regulator: MSQNREQLMEELSTNVFAMFRTLRNDIGKIFGGYIPWNEFIVLRILNRTNKEMVSRVANELNVSNSHITAVTEKLINKGFVTRSRSTSDRRVVYLEITEQGKDLVAKMEDAKKQYLQERFSTLSEDEMNVMISISKKLI; this comes from the coding sequence TTGTCTCAAAATCGAGAGCAATTAATGGAAGAACTATCGACAAATGTGTTTGCTATGTTTCGCACATTGCGTAATGATATCGGAAAAATATTCGGTGGTTACATACCGTGGAATGAATTCATCGTCCTGAGAATATTAAATCGTACGAATAAAGAAATGGTATCGCGTGTAGCAAATGAATTAAATGTGTCGAATAGTCATATTACAGCTGTTACAGAAAAATTAATTAATAAAGGTTTTGTAACTCGTTCACGTTCTACATCAGATCGCCGAGTTGTGTATTTAGAGATTACAGAACAAGGGAAAGATTTAGTTGCGAAAATGGAAGATGCGAAAAAACAATATTTACAAGAAAGATTCTCTACACTTTCAGAAGATGAAATGAATGTAATGATTTCGATTTCCAAAAAACTTATTTAA
- a CDS encoding dicarboxylate/amino acid:cation symporter, translating into MKQTKAILIALFLGLVVGLTLNLAAPSIFEPLNQYVFNPIGQLFIRLIKMLVVPVVFISIVLGAAGLGDPKQLGRIGLKSISFFLVTTAVAITIAITFALIIKPGAGGNFKTEGLKYEGAKTETSFVDTLLNIVPDNPAKAMADGNMLQIIAFAVLIGLGIAILGKRVQGIHSLLEQGNELMMYLVNLVMKLAPIGTFGLLASSVGKMGLAGVAAMFKYMIVVMLVLIIHGVFVYGGLLKVLAKESIVRFFKHFGPVMAIGFSTSSSNASLPFAMKTAQDKLGVPKAISSFVQPLGATINMDGTAIMQGVATVFIAQVYGVELTLPQLAMVVLTAVLASIGTAGVPGVGLVMLTMVLNQVNLPVEGIALIIGIDRILDMSRTAVNISGDAICAMIVAKSEEKYNTDQSAAS; encoded by the coding sequence TTGAAACAAACAAAAGCAATCTTAATCGCATTATTTCTAGGTCTAGTTGTCGGACTCACTCTAAATTTAGCCGCTCCATCTATCTTTGAGCCACTAAATCAATATGTGTTCAACCCAATTGGTCAATTGTTTATTCGACTTATTAAAATGCTAGTTGTTCCTGTTGTGTTCATTTCTATCGTACTTGGTGCTGCCGGCCTTGGAGATCCGAAACAACTTGGAAGAATCGGTTTAAAATCAATTTCATTCTTTCTCGTAACAACTGCGGTTGCCATCACTATAGCGATTACATTTGCACTTATTATAAAGCCAGGAGCTGGCGGTAATTTTAAAACAGAAGGTCTTAAGTATGAAGGGGCAAAAACTGAAACATCTTTCGTCGACACATTGCTAAATATCGTACCAGATAACCCAGCAAAAGCGATGGCTGACGGAAACATGTTACAAATCATTGCCTTTGCCGTATTGATTGGACTCGGTATAGCTATTTTAGGAAAACGAGTTCAAGGTATCCATTCATTACTTGAACAGGGCAACGAATTAATGATGTATCTTGTTAATCTCGTTATGAAATTAGCCCCAATTGGAACATTCGGTTTGCTCGCTTCATCCGTTGGTAAAATGGGTCTTGCAGGCGTCGCTGCGATGTTCAAGTATATGATTGTCGTTATGTTAGTACTCATTATTCACGGGGTCTTTGTATATGGCGGCTTATTAAAGGTATTAGCAAAAGAAAGTATTGTTCGTTTCTTTAAACATTTCGGACCAGTAATGGCAATTGGATTTAGTACATCTAGCTCTAATGCATCGCTTCCTTTTGCAATGAAAACAGCACAAGATAAGCTTGGCGTTCCAAAAGCGATAAGCTCATTTGTACAACCACTAGGGGCAACTATTAATATGGATGGTACTGCCATTATGCAAGGGGTAGCCACTGTATTTATCGCTCAAGTATACGGAGTTGAACTTACATTACCGCAATTAGCTATGGTCGTATTAACTGCTGTACTAGCTAGTATCGGTACTGCTGGTGTGCCAGGTGTTGGACTTGTAATGCTTACAATGGTTTTAAATCAAGTAAATCTACCAGTAGAAGGTATCGCTTTAATTATCGGTATTGACCGTATTCTAGATATGTCTAGAACAGCTGTAAACATTTCTGGTGATGCAATTTGCGCAATGATTGTCGCAAAATCAGAAGAAAAATATAATACTGATCAATCGGCAGCATCGTAA